Genomic window (Helianthus annuus cultivar XRQ/B chromosome 3, HanXRQr2.0-SUNRISE, whole genome shotgun sequence):
gtgtgacacagccCCACAACAAAATCGAGACTCACGTCTTCCCAAGGACCCTCGGGAACGGGCAATGGAGTGTACAAACCTGCATTTGAGTGATGTGTTTTAGCGATGTGGCATACACGACACCGATCCACAATACGATTAACATCAGTACTCATTTTAGGCCAAAAAAAATGTTCTTTGATCAGCTTAAGAGTTTTGGCATGCCCAAAATGGCCTGCCAAAGCCCCCTGGTGACCCTCCAAAATAATCGCGTCTCACAACGAACACTTGGGAACAGACAACCGACTTCCTTTGAAAAGAAAACCTTTGTGCTGGGAGTACTCGTTCACCGGCTTGGCGCGACAATCAGTCCATAGGGACGAGAAATCCGGATCATCCAGGTATAAGGTCCGTAAAGCATCAAACCCTTCTACCCGAGCCTGCAAGGACGTGAGCAAACTCCGTCGTCGGCCACGGTGTTGGCAGCCCCTGCCTTATGTCGGATAACGAAAGAAAAGTCTTGAAGGAGTTCCACCCATTTAGCATGCCTTGGATTCAACTTGTGCTGGCCCTGTATAAATCTGAGTGCCTAGTGATCAGAAAAAAGAATGAACTCATGGGGtaacaggtagtgtcgccaataTTCCAAACTTCGGATGATCGCATAGAATTCTTTGTCATAAGTGCTTTTCGCCTAGCTTCACTGAGTTTCTCATTAAAATATGCAATTGGGCGACCCTCTTGGCTCAGAACGCCTCCAATTCTAAATCCCGAGGCATCACACTCGACTTGGAAGGTCTTTTGGAAATTAGGAAGTGCAAGGACAGGTGCGTGGGTGACACACTGTTTGAGTTCCGCGAAGGCCTTTGTTGCAGCCGGTGTCCACTGGAAGGTTTGGCCTTTCAAACAATAGGTTATGGGAGCCATAATAGTGCTGAAGTTACGAATGAACTGGCGGTAAAAAGATGATAACCCATGAAAACTACGAGCTTCGTGAATTGTTGTCGGAATGGGCCATGTAGTAATGGCTTCGATTTTAGTTTTATCCATCCGTATTCCAGTTTCCGAAATCAAGTATCCCAAAAATAAAACCTCATGTGATAAAAAGTGGCACTTACTGCTGTTGGCATACAATTTTTGTTCCCGCATAACTAAAAATACCTGCCTGAGATGACGGAGGTGTTGTTGAAGATCAAGACTAAAGATGAGGATATCGTCAAAGTAAATGACGACACACTTTCCGATTAGCGGTTTAAAGATGTGGTTCATTAAGCGCATAAAGGTACTAGGGGCGTTGGAAAGGCCGAAGGGCATGACCATCCATTCGTATAACCCATCCCTAGTCTTAAACGCGGTTTTCCACTCGTCCCCCGGACGCATACGAATCTGGTGGTACCCGCTTCTGAGATCAATTTTAGAAAAAATCTTGGCACCATGCAATTGATCTAATAAGTCTTCAAAACGCGGGATAGGGAACCTGTATTTGATTGTAATTTTATTAACCGCTCTACTGTCAATACACATGTGATACGCCCCGTTTGATTTTCGAACTAACAACGCGGGGACGGCGCACGGGCTCATACTCTCCCGAATTAACACTTTGTCAAGAAGCTTTGTCACCTGTCTATGCAACTCTTCATATTCGTTAGGGTTCATTCGGTATGCAGGTTTATTTGGAATAACGGAACCCGGAATGAAATCAATACAGTGTTGAATATCGCGCATAAGTGGTAAACCTGCAGGTATGTCAGCTGGGAAAACATCTTGAAATTCAGTAAGTAAAGGTTGTACCTCCTTTGGGATAGCAACTGAGTTTGTGTTCGCCTCAGCGACCACCATAGCAAACATAAACGTAGGTTTTGTGGCCCGAGTAAAATCGAGAAAAGTTGACATGTTAAGTATAAGTGCCTCCGTCTCCGTCTTTCGTGTCTCGAGGGGAGCTAGTGTGACGTTCACGCCATCCTTTTTGAACGAATAAGTGTTATTGAACCCGTCATGACGGGCCCGTCTGTCGTATTGCCAAGGTCGGCCTAGAAGAATATGACAAACATCCATTGGAATTACCTCACACCAGATTTCATCGGAATAACGGTTCCCAATGCTAAACTGAACCAAACAACGCTGATTCACCTTCACCATGTTACCTTTTTTTAACCAGGTCAGCTGATAAGGCTCGGGATGTGGTTCGGTTTTCAGCCCCAACTTCTCTACCATTGTCGTAGCTACCATGTTCTCACAGCTTCCCCCGTCGATAATGATTGTACAGACTTTCCCTTTTGAGGTGCATTTCGTACGAAAAATGTTGTTGCGAAGCCAGAGTGTGTCATCAACAGATCGGGCCTGTGTGGTATTGAGAACTCGTTGAGTAACAAGGGCCTCCCCCTTGTCTGGATAAACAACTTCCGTTTGACCTTCAGTTGGTTCGTCTTCGTCCGTGTCATAAGTAGGTAGAGTGTCTTCCGTGAGGGTGACCAACTGGGTATTTGGGCATTCCCTAGCGAAGTGGCCCATACCGCCACACTTAAAACACCCAGGTGCTCGGCGTGTTACAGATGGGTTGGTGGAGGAGGCTGTTGCCTCGGTTTTGGTTGGTGTAAACCGGTTGTGAGCCGAAGTTCCTGTCGAACCGCGTGAAAACTCAGGTTTGATCGGGTTTGGTTTAGTGACTGCTGCCTTACCCTTCCCTTTCAGTTGTTTTTCGACCTTTAATGCAAGTTGACAAACGTCATTGAAGGTCCAATAGGGCTGCAATTGAACAACATCAGAAATCTCGGGACGTAACGCCCCAAAGAACCGTGCAATAACCTGCTCTTTTTCCTCCTCGACACCACACCTCATTCTCAACCTGTCAAATTCAACAATTAATTCCTCAACGGTGGTCAACCGTTGGGACAAGTTATGGTATTCCAGGAAGGCTTCTTGGCGATAGTTAGCAGGTAAAAATTTCTCGCGAAGTAACTTTTTCATCTTTTCCCATGTCACGATCTTAGACCCCGCTTCTCCCGAGCCCTCTTTTTTTTCACGTGTTCCCACCATAAAGAAGCATAATTACGAAGCTTGATAGCAACTAATTTTACCTTGTATTTTTCTGGGATGTCGCGGAGATCAAAAATTCGTTCGACTGTGTGCAGCCAGTCGATAAACTTGTCAGGTTGTGCTCTACTAGTAAACTCGGGAATGTCAACTTTAACTCCCAGATTACGCAGCGGGTCAGGTTGGTTTTCCTGGCGCGCAAAAGGGTTCCATCGATCATCGTCACCGAACGGGTTTTGGGGACCGGTTCCATCATCCCAGATGTTGGAATCAGTCTCTATTTCCTCATCGAATTGAGCTCCCTGCTGCAGTTCAAGATCCCGGATCCGCTGCTACAGTCGTGCAATCTCCTCGATGTCCcgtgtgtcacacccctaaaatccaccatgcggagtactaccgcttagaggcgtgacgtgaccaggatcaagccaccaatcatactgaacaacgtatttaagtaattaaagccaaccacaatacgattggtgaccaaaagctagttaaccaagttttaatttagacagcggaagcataaacgtaaagttcaaaacataagttcgcagttcataagtttaaagtccaaaacgcaagtttaataagttcatgaggatttaaatattaagcacggaacataacagtccgcacaccacaacgactccttcctcgtgcaagctccaagcatttagcgacatgtaaggcatgtaacaacgagtcaacaacaaagttgagtgagctcacgtttggttgtttagttttaagttgttttcgaaaacgtggtttgtctttcgttggcgtaattgccatgggggttaccccgtagttgaaagtatgtTTAACCAATTCATtccttattacccaaaccatattcatgattagtgggggcttccccatgtgaaccactagactgtaccatatcgaccactaacgcaaataagttgtgccctacatcagtgtctatcatcactgacggtttgccatagtccattagtacacgcccgtccgactggcacggtgtgaggtttgttaaacctaatagcgctattaactaatgtcccgctcgccattggcctcggcgattaagtcgatataaaaatgagggacttatgatagagttttgtctagtaagttttaaggttgttgtcctacccaaggaggacgaactacgtcccaaggagaatacgcaggagtaATATTGGCATcttacccaaggaggatggccgtacatatcctacccaaggaggatatgtagattcagttttaaattctttaacccattcccaaaccaccgggaatcccatgccttagaaagtgtatgaactcacctcggtttgctcggttagattctcaaatatagctaacagtcaaggtcggtcaatcacgtcctaatatgattaccagttagtcatttagtgatttttaaatagagcacaaagttcctacacgtatctatcacataacatgcatcactttaactgtttatgcccatatatacttcccatccattccccactcataaacaaacatacgacattgcacataacacttttatagACATacaacatgttagatcattcacagatagcatactcgacatttagacgcgcaaattacaacttatgtcgtttcagcttaaatattcaaaattgggctgttttcggggatttaaataaaatagttcacttgttccaaaaattcccaaatttttacagaaatcCTTAAACAATctaaatattattgtgtaaaaatctcgggatccaatttatcaccaatattttataaaaattcattttccggactgcaatcagatttattattttctgactgcagtccacggaataatttacTAAAAATttattgtaagtcggattgacgaaattctagtgggacaattactacgacatcagtgtccatgcTCTGTACAGATTTCATGGTCTGATTcaacacagaactcaagttatgactaaaaacatatcgcctattttctgcagtaaaaactcagctttagttgctgttacaaaacgacactttaaaaatagtaaacgaagtccaaaaattatggttccagtgccattagaaccgtatttcataatacataagtccaggcttcagaaaatacatttttcgttaagttatgctctggttacagccaactgaagttggctgtaaaaaccaAACAGCATTCTGTTTCAGCTTTTAACTTTCTAGTGtatgttcgattgattccgttaacatgtttagcgattacaacaacatcaaacatcaatattaacaagtaaCTCAGCAAGAATCAGCAAGAAATCAGTAACATCTCAAGATAACATCAtactaacataaatacatcatgtttcatcttcttgtttaaaccctttttagtgttcttgtagaTTTAACATATTACATCTTTTAAATAATGAAACAAGATGTACAAAGGTGACAtaaggaacttactactagcttaaagctagggatgaTTCTTAGTGAAGAAGATGGAGAAGGTGATGGTGAAAAGCAAGTGAAAGAAGCTCCTTAGAAAGTCCTTCAACTTGCAACCTCCATGGATCAACTTTGAAGCTTTGGGTGGCACTTGATGTTGGAGGAGATGAAGATGTTGAGGGGTGGTGGTGGGTTCGGTTATGGAGTGaccgaaaatgagagagagaggagagtgaTGAGAGAGGTGAAAGATTATCAATGATCTAGTAAGAGGTATTGACCATACATATAAGAGATTCCCTAATATTTTGTTCATACTTGCAAGCAACAATCAAAGAAGATCTAAATAAAATATATGGGGGAAATCATGGTGATCTTTGTGGGGTCCACCTAGGACCGAAAATCAGGTTGGGGGGGGGGCTTGATGTAAAAATGTTGCAACTAGAGTGTAAATGGTAGTTAAATTGTAAGTATGGATTTGTATGTGTAGTGAAATGATTTTTAATGGGTGTTATGGCAAACGGGGATTATGactagccaaaaaaaaaaaaattaaataatgtgtttgacaaatatttggtgtcccgggtaatgtccggttgttcggtcggatactgttccgttaagttgtttaattgttccgtaaggcgtcttatacatatatttttgtaacacaattaattcctaacacataggaaaatattcagtaccatttagtcaagttttctgcatactactagtatgctaacacacacatgtaagtatgacacagtaacaggaaacagttaagtaattcaacacagtcactaagcactttaattatcattaaataattgtacggatacatgcaaaTACGAGGGTTGTCACACCGTGGGTCTCGCCTATTGTCctcattgtcacaccctggctttgcggaagcgtggttattttggtgtgacttcttaataccatagcttaatcataacaaagctatatgaattaaaaatatgcaagatcatccattaaaataaaaataccataacattgtcttaacgggataacaccctaacaaccataaacttgttcaccaaacattacaaattcaatcttaacataaacatgattcaaggactgtgacttgtccaggaaagagtcacattccccgaaccctggatgacctcggtgactaatgcagcgggaaaaacatgccataccgtgccagatctttaattccctgaaatacatgtaagttgaaaa
Coding sequences:
- the LOC110931130 gene encoding uncharacterized protein LOC110931130: MVGTREKKEGSGEAGSKIVTWEKMKKLLREKFLPANYRQEAFLEYHNLSQRLTTVEELIVEFDRLRMRCGVEEEKEQVIARFFGALRPEISDVVQLQPYWTFNDVCQLALKVEKQLKGKGKAAVTKPNPIKPEFSRGSTGTSAHNRFTPTKTEATASSTNPSVTRRAPGCFKCGGMGHFARECPNTQLVTLTEDTLPTYDTDEDEPTEGQTEVVYPDKGEALVTQRVLNTTQARSVDDTLWLRNNIFRTKCTSKGKVCTIIIDGGSCENMVATTMVEKLGLKTEPHPEPYQLTWLKKGNMVKVNQRCLVQFSIGNRYSDEIWCEVIPMDVCHILLGRPWQYDRRARHDGFNNTYSFKKDGVNVTLAPLETRKTETEALILNMSTFLDFTRATKPTFMFAMVVAEANTNSVAIPKEVQPLLTEFQDVFPADIPAGLPLMRDIQHCIDFIPGSVIPNKPAYRMNPNEYEELHRQVTKLLDKVLIRESMSPCAVPALLVRKSNGAYHMCIDSRAVNKITIKYRFPIPRFEDLLDQLHGAKIFSKIDLRSGYHQIRMRPGDEWKTAFKTRDGLYEWMVMPFGLSNAPSTFMRLMNHIFKPLIGKCVVIYFDDILIFSLDLQQHLRHLRQVFLVMREQKLYANSSKCHFLSHEVLFLGYLISETGIRMDKTKIEAITTWPIPTTIHEARSFHGLSSFYRQFIRNFSTIMAPITYCLKGQTFQWTPAATKAFAELKQCVTHAPVLALPNFQKTFQVECDASGFRIGGVLSQEGRPIAYFNEKLSEARRKALMTKNSMRSSEVWNIGDTTCYPMSSFFFLITRHSDLYRASTS